From the Acaryochloris thomasi RCC1774 genome, one window contains:
- a CDS encoding PIN domain-containing protein: MRVLLDTNIILDFFLEREPFFQSASKLFDAIADTKVEGFVTASSITDIFYICRRQSQSREEARQILITTLALLSICPVDGFILETALKSGLADFEDAVQIACAETQNLEAIITRNPQDFKTAHIPVLSADQIVKQLESRLQSFGEQE, from the coding sequence GTGAGGGTGCTGCTGGACACAAACATCATTCTTGACTTCTTTCTAGAGCGAGAGCCATTTTTTCAGAGTGCGTCAAAGCTGTTTGATGCGATCGCAGATACAAAAGTAGAAGGCTTTGTTACAGCATCCAGTATCACTGACATCTTCTACATTTGCAGACGTCAATCTCAGAGTCGTGAAGAAGCAAGGCAAATCTTGATCACAACCCTTGCCCTTCTGAGCATTTGTCCTGTCGATGGCTTCATACTCGAAACAGCCCTCAAATCTGGCTTGGCTGACTTTGAGGATGCCGTACAAATCGCCTGCGCTGAAACACAGAATTTAGAGGCGATCATTACCCGCAATCCCCAAGACTTCAAAACAGCTCACATCCCTGTGCTATCTGCCGATCAGATAGTAAAACAGCTAGAGAGTAGACTTCAATCGTTTGGTGAACAAGAGTAA
- a CDS encoding helix-turn-helix domain-containing protein, with protein sequence MTDTPPPQSSETYEFDGYSIFYCAAAPTDWPQECHEQVEILVPFGRTVANLTWQEAQDQQQEMLCPEQVCIIPAQQSHALQLAEPSELMQIFLDPQFIVRTTHEVLRSPHWSLTGHYALEDETIRSVAQMLRPWLTERCSVSNLYRTMLVKLLAVHLIAKYAQADIVPIGSEGGVAISKLAPVLNHIHRCIDENLKIADLADIYGVSPSHFSRVFKDAVGQSPHQYILSQRINLAKQLLAETDLSIADITLECGFYDQSHFIVQFRRFTGTTPKTYRNKCSIPPLSVHSVGIPPQLHSQWV encoded by the coding sequence ATGACTGACACCCCTCCACCACAGTCTTCAGAGACCTATGAATTTGACGGCTACAGTATTTTTTACTGTGCCGCAGCACCGACAGACTGGCCGCAAGAGTGTCATGAGCAGGTCGAAATCTTAGTGCCTTTCGGCAGGACTGTCGCAAACCTGACGTGGCAGGAGGCCCAAGATCAGCAACAAGAAATGCTTTGTCCTGAGCAAGTATGTATCATTCCGGCTCAGCAGTCCCATGCCCTTCAGCTTGCTGAACCGAGTGAACTGATGCAGATTTTTTTAGACCCTCAGTTCATCGTCCGTACAACCCATGAGGTGCTGCGCAGCCCTCACTGGAGTCTCACCGGTCACTATGCTCTCGAAGATGAAACAATCCGCTCTGTCGCTCAGATGCTCCGGCCTTGGCTGACTGAGCGTTGCTCGGTCTCTAATCTATATCGCACGATGCTGGTCAAGCTACTCGCGGTTCACTTGATTGCCAAATATGCCCAGGCTGATATTGTACCCATTGGATCTGAGGGAGGGGTTGCGATTTCAAAGCTAGCTCCTGTTCTCAACCATATTCATCGATGCATTGACGAAAACCTCAAAATTGCCGATCTTGCCGATATCTATGGCGTGAGCCCCTCTCATTTTTCCCGCGTCTTCAAAGATGCCGTGGGCCAATCGCCCCATCAATACATTCTCTCGCAGCGGATCAACTTAGCAAAGCAGCTGTTAGCTGAAACGGATCTATCCATTGCCGACATTACCTTAGAGTGCGGCTTCTATGATCAAAGTCACTTCATCGTTCAGTTCCGTCGGTTCACCGGCACCACCCCCAAGACCTATCGCAACAAGTGTTCTATCCCGCCATTATCAGTCCATAGTGTAGGGATCCCCCCTCAGCTTCACAGCCAATGGGTCTAA
- a CDS encoding response regulator, which yields MTTAATPITIMVTEDHGIVRQGIISILERQPDFTIVAEAKDGLEAVALYATHQPDITLMDLRMPNLEGVEAITRIREYSPDARIIILTTYDTDEDIYRGLQAGARGYILKDADFEDLVDAVRTVHKGKRYLPPNVALKLAERMDTEELTEREQDVLNLMVLGTSTPALAKALNISEGTVKFHINHIFQKLGVNDRTQAVIAALRRGLVRLDD from the coding sequence ATGACGACTGCCGCAACTCCCATCACGATTATGGTCACTGAAGATCATGGCATCGTTCGTCAAGGCATCATCTCCATCCTGGAGCGCCAGCCCGACTTTACCATTGTTGCCGAAGCCAAGGATGGCCTCGAAGCCGTCGCCCTCTATGCCACCCATCAGCCCGACATCACCCTCATGGATCTTCGGATGCCCAACCTAGAAGGGGTCGAAGCCATTACCCGTATTCGGGAATACAGCCCCGACGCTCGCATTATTATTCTCACCACTTACGACACCGACGAAGATATCTACCGAGGGCTGCAGGCCGGAGCCAGAGGCTACATTCTTAAGGATGCTGATTTTGAAGATCTCGTCGATGCCGTTCGTACAGTTCACAAAGGCAAACGCTACCTGCCTCCAAACGTCGCTCTCAAACTGGCTGAGCGAATGGATACCGAAGAGTTAACTGAACGAGAACAGGACGTTCTCAATCTGATGGTGTTAGGCACCAGCACCCCCGCCCTTGCCAAAGCTCTCAACATCTCTGAGGGAACCGTCAAGTTTCACATCAACCATATTTTTCAGAAGCTGGGCGTCAACGACCGTACCCAAGCTGTGATTGCCGCACTGCGCCGGGGCCTTGTGCGTCTAGATGACTAG
- a CDS encoding VOC family protein yields MRPKSFPLIVLLSLLGTIATGLPATSQIPKPPARPKVVQVAQKISQAVDVTSIGMTVSDMDQSIAFYRDVLSFKSISDVEVFGTEYERLQGVFGLRMRVVKMQLGQETIELTEYLTPKGKPIPVDSRSNDLWFQHIAIVVRDMDKAYQHLRQYKVQHVSTEPQKLPETIPAAAGIEAFYFQDPDGHNLEVIFFPVDKGDPRWQKPTDELFLGIDHTAIATSSTPASLKFYQDLLGLELAGQSENFGTEQEHLNNVFGARLLISGLKASSGPGIEFLNYLAPTGGRPKPQDSRANDLLHWQTTLEVNNVDAVANQLRTGGATFVSPGVVELPNRSLGFSKGFLVQDPDGHVLRIVQP; encoded by the coding sequence ATGAGACCCAAATCGTTTCCTTTGATAGTCCTGCTCAGCCTGCTGGGAACGATCGCAACTGGCCTTCCAGCAACTTCTCAAATCCCAAAACCTCCAGCTCGACCCAAAGTTGTTCAGGTCGCTCAGAAGATATCTCAAGCCGTTGATGTTACATCCATTGGTATGACGGTTTCGGATATGGATCAGTCCATTGCGTTCTATCGAGATGTTTTGTCTTTCAAGTCCATCTCTGATGTTGAGGTCTTTGGCACCGAATACGAGAGACTTCAAGGTGTATTTGGCCTGCGGATGCGGGTGGTCAAAATGCAGCTTGGGCAAGAAACGATTGAACTGACGGAATATCTGACGCCTAAGGGTAAACCAATCCCGGTTGATTCTCGCAGCAATGATTTATGGTTCCAGCATATTGCGATCGTGGTGCGCGATATGGATAAGGCCTATCAGCACCTGCGCCAATACAAAGTGCAGCATGTTTCGACAGAGCCTCAGAAGCTACCCGAAACGATTCCGGCAGCAGCGGGGATTGAGGCATTTTATTTTCAAGATCCTGACGGTCACAATTTAGAGGTGATTTTCTTCCCAGTGGATAAAGGCGATCCGCGCTGGCAGAAGCCGACGGATGAGCTGTTTTTAGGAATTGACCACACTGCGATCGCAACTTCCAGTACCCCTGCCAGCCTCAAGTTTTACCAAGATCTGCTGGGTCTTGAGCTAGCCGGTCAAAGCGAGAACTTCGGCACCGAGCAAGAGCACCTGAATAACGTGTTTGGAGCCAGACTTTTAATTAGCGGCTTAAAAGCCTCTAGCGGACCCGGCATCGAGTTTCTCAATTATTTAGCGCCCACCGGAGGCCGCCCCAAACCCCAGGATTCTCGCGCAAACGATCTCTTGCATTGGCAAACCACTCTTGAAGTGAATAATGTTGATGCTGTTGCCAACCAGCTTCGTACTGGGGGTGCCACCTTTGTGTCTCCAGGGGTCGTTGAATTACCCAATCGCTCCTTGGGCTTTAGTAAGGGATTTCTAGTTCAGGATCCAGATGGGCATGTGTTACGCATTGTTCAACCTTAG
- a CDS encoding sensor histidine kinase has protein sequence MSSIKPSIAPQLATRQQVMDPEQVYHHQRLADLGAFSAMMVHELRNPLTTLMMALDHFQSLELQPSSQERLDLAISEVDHLGELLNSILNYSKYQSLNRQLLELNDFVQTVLDEWDVTPAAATRKLSFTRADENLTVLIDPAKFKQVLINLVRNAVEATQPGESICCTVFKTDAKAYIQIQNPAPLIPPSEIEKLANPFFSTKQSGTGLGLAIVKQLVEAHQGDFIVESDVQNGVCVCIGLSFEAAF, from the coding sequence ATGTCTAGCATAAAACCCTCTATTGCCCCTCAGCTTGCGACGAGACAGCAGGTGATGGATCCAGAGCAGGTCTATCATCATCAGCGACTGGCCGATCTGGGTGCATTCTCAGCCATGATGGTGCATGAGCTGCGCAATCCGCTCACCACACTGATGATGGCGCTAGACCATTTTCAGTCTCTAGAACTGCAGCCCAGCTCTCAAGAGCGATTGGATTTAGCGATCTCAGAGGTCGATCACCTTGGAGAGCTACTTAATAGCATCCTCAACTACTCAAAATATCAGTCACTCAACCGACAGCTGCTGGAACTCAATGACTTTGTCCAAACTGTTCTGGATGAATGGGACGTGACACCAGCGGCTGCGACTCGAAAGCTCAGCTTTACCCGTGCAGACGAAAATTTGACTGTTCTCATTGATCCAGCAAAGTTCAAGCAAGTGCTCATCAACTTGGTTCGTAATGCGGTGGAAGCAACCCAGCCTGGGGAAAGTATCTGTTGCACGGTCTTTAAGACAGATGCGAAGGCGTATATTCAAATTCAGAATCCGGCTCCATTGATCCCTCCGAGTGAGATTGAGAAGCTAGCCAACCCCTTTTTCTCAACAAAGCAGAGTGGAACGGGGTTGGGGCTGGCGATTGTTAAGCAGCTGGTCGAAGCCCATCAGGGTGATTTTATTGTGGAATCAGATGTTCAAAACGGTGTGTGCGTTTGTATTGGGTTGTCTTTCGAAGCAGCATTCTAA
- a CDS encoding cytochrome P450 yields the protein MTAAPSSSSYSTKVPTIKGLSAIRQLLKFSREPIKFSEQCVQEYGDVAKISIGSTQVYLFHHPDLIAEILSKQNQHFIKDISYRSLAGIFGNGLLLSDGDLWQRHRRLMQPAFTQERIAAYAATAVEDTAQMLSTWKAGEVRDIHQEMSQLTVKVITRALFGVDITQTALETGEALEAIMLQYYHKTQTGFLFPSWMPTPSNLRGNQAIKHLNKIVDNIIEQRRHSPQDDLLSNLLSAQDEDGSQLSINELRDEVMTLLLAGHETTANALTWTLMLLAQNPEAATNLTRETQSILKGRDPDVTDLPQLPYTEMVLKESMRLYPPAWALSREVAQDCQIGPYSLKKGTAVYFSQWVVHRDARFFKNPEQFLPERWQDNLENKLPRCAYFPFGAGPRVCIGKAFSMMEATLSLAMLAKQFHFTLVPDQAIELLPSITLRPKQGIKMSLESPNIRH from the coding sequence ATGACAGCAGCACCCTCCTCGTCCTCCTACTCCACCAAAGTCCCCACAATCAAGGGACTCTCTGCCATCCGACAACTCCTAAAGTTTTCCCGAGAACCCATCAAATTCTCAGAGCAATGTGTTCAAGAATACGGAGACGTCGCCAAGATTAGCATCGGTTCAACTCAAGTTTATTTGTTCCACCATCCTGACCTGATTGCCGAAATTCTCAGCAAGCAAAACCAGCACTTTATCAAAGACATTAGCTATCGCTCTCTAGCCGGAATCTTCGGCAACGGCCTACTACTCAGCGATGGAGATTTATGGCAGCGGCATCGACGCCTCATGCAGCCCGCTTTTACCCAGGAACGGATTGCGGCCTACGCGGCAACGGCGGTAGAAGACACCGCTCAAATGCTTAGCACCTGGAAGGCCGGAGAAGTCCGCGATATCCATCAGGAGATGAGTCAGCTCACCGTCAAGGTGATCACCAGAGCACTGTTCGGAGTTGATATCACCCAAACAGCCCTAGAGACTGGGGAAGCCCTAGAGGCGATTATGCTCCAGTACTATCACAAAACCCAGACCGGCTTTCTGTTCCCCTCTTGGATGCCTACGCCCAGCAATCTTCGGGGGAATCAAGCCATCAAGCACCTCAACAAAATCGTAGACAACATCATTGAACAGCGTCGTCATTCTCCCCAAGATGACTTACTGTCTAATTTACTCTCAGCCCAAGATGAAGATGGCAGCCAGCTCTCGATCAATGAGCTGCGGGATGAAGTCATGACGCTATTGTTAGCGGGGCATGAAACCACGGCCAACGCCCTGACTTGGACCTTGATGCTACTGGCCCAAAACCCTGAAGCTGCGACAAATCTAACAAGAGAGACCCAATCAATCTTGAAGGGAAGAGATCCAGATGTCACCGACCTACCCCAATTGCCTTACACAGAAATGGTTCTCAAAGAATCGATGCGATTATATCCACCAGCCTGGGCATTAAGTCGAGAAGTCGCGCAAGACTGCCAGATAGGCCCCTATTCACTAAAAAAAGGAACGGCTGTTTACTTTAGCCAGTGGGTCGTCCATCGGGATGCTCGCTTCTTCAAAAATCCAGAGCAGTTTTTACCCGAACGCTGGCAAGATAACTTGGAGAACAAACTTCCTCGCTGCGCTTATTTTCCATTCGGTGCGGGGCCGAGGGTTTGCATTGGCAAAGCCTTCTCAATGATGGAAGCAACCTTAAGCTTGGCGATGCTTGCCAAGCAATTTCACTTCACGCTGGTTCCAGATCAGGCCATTGAGCTACTACCGTCGATTACCTTACGCCCAAAACAAGGCATCAAGATGAGTTTGGAGTCTCCCAACATTCGACATTGA
- the psbQ gene encoding photosystem II protein PsbQ has protein sequence MLVILVAIAAWLISSLGLFEASALESNPLDPNVSHVQQYAMRLTPLQTRLLELESLIKDENWSEVKSFLRGPLGDFEIRLRFLEKSLSLSQKGEASTKIQNISKYLTQLDASAVAGNQRQSLEAAYALTTTFDEVLSLAGASHTNPSQSVYSQSSLTGEPANALTQKTSSIPIETFLTPSSETNKQSPKTGTILEARPPNNNLEAELSSSPLGNKAIDDTLSTSQNTMDTNLSPDLTYIALLVLIPLTIYLQIRYQRKHQANQDKVSELEGKIEALNQDKANLGSALEQTQGRLVTMFMDLEETKPVAKLLQQRTITVEEQEELMQENDSFVQALLQQVQETVSPEERHVEG, from the coding sequence ATGTTGGTCATTCTTGTAGCCATAGCAGCTTGGCTTATTTCAAGCCTAGGGTTATTTGAAGCATCAGCATTAGAGAGCAATCCGCTTGATCCTAACGTTAGTCACGTCCAACAATACGCAATGAGATTGACGCCATTGCAGACTCGACTTCTAGAGCTTGAGTCGCTAATCAAGGACGAAAACTGGAGCGAGGTGAAATCATTTCTGAGAGGGCCATTGGGTGATTTTGAGATCCGTTTGAGATTTCTCGAGAAATCTTTATCTTTATCTCAAAAAGGCGAGGCCAGTACAAAAATACAGAATATATCGAAGTATTTAACTCAGCTTGATGCATCTGCTGTCGCGGGTAATCAGCGACAGTCGCTGGAAGCAGCCTATGCTTTGACGACTACGTTCGATGAAGTTTTGAGTTTAGCCGGAGCTAGTCACACAAACCCATCCCAAAGCGTTTATTCACAAAGCTCTCTCACGGGAGAACCTGCTAATGCACTGACTCAAAAAACAAGCAGCATACCAATAGAGACATTCCTGACCCCCTCTTCAGAGACTAACAAGCAATCTCCTAAGACGGGAACGATTTTAGAGGCAAGGCCTCCAAACAATAACTTGGAAGCGGAACTTAGCTCTTCTCCTTTGGGCAACAAAGCAATAGATGACACACTATCCACAAGCCAAAATACTATGGACACAAACTTATCGCCGGACCTCACATACATCGCGCTGCTCGTCTTAATTCCCCTGACGATTTACTTGCAAATACGCTACCAGCGTAAACACCAAGCCAATCAGGATAAAGTTTCAGAACTTGAAGGAAAAATTGAAGCATTAAATCAGGACAAAGCCAATCTTGGGAGTGCTTTAGAACAAACGCAAGGTCGGCTTGTCACCATGTTCATGGACCTAGAGGAGACAAAGCCTGTCGCAAAATTACTTCAGCAACGAACGATCACGGTAGAAGAACAGGAAGAACTGATGCAAGAGAATGATTCATTTGTGCAAGCCTTACTGCAACAAGTCCAAGAGACCGTTTCACCTGAAGAACGTCACGTGGAAGGATAA